In Euphorbia lathyris chromosome 9, ddEupLath1.1, whole genome shotgun sequence, the following are encoded in one genomic region:
- the LOC136206305 gene encoding uncharacterized GPI-anchored protein At3g06035-like, producing MASSSLNLNISLSVLLYTIFFLTSPLLSDDKEDSVLQGINSYRTSLRLPSLTKNKKASCLADEIADQLEDQPCSSSSSVQLSRYPDLFDKCGIDVNHTTDGAVLPVCVPKLVPTLVLTNLTHNPQYAKFVNDSKFTGAGIGSEDDWMVVVLSTNSPAGTFAAGNRLVSGVGVGSLFVVGVFVFLMC from the exons atggcttcttcttctctcaATCTCAACATCTCCCTCTCCGTTCTCCTCTACACCATCTTCTTCCTCACTTCCCCCCTCCTCTCCGACG ATAAAGAAGACAGTGTACTCCAAGGAATAAACAGCTACAGAACATCACTCCGGCTCCCATCCTTAACCAAGAACAAAAAAGCCTCATGTTTAGCCGACGAAATCGCCGACCAGCTCGAAGACCAGCCGTGTTCAAGTAGCAGCTCAGTTCAGCTATCCCGCTACCCTGACTTGTTCGATAAATGCGGAATCGACGTTAACCATACCACAGACGGTGCCGTTTTACCTGTCTGTGTACCCAAATTAGTCCCTACTCTTGTTCTCACTAACCTTACTCATAACCCTCAGTATGCTAAGTTTGTAAATGATTCTAAGTTTACCGGTGCCGGAATTGGGTCGGAAGATGATTGGATGGTGGTGGTTTTGAGCACTAATTCTCCGGCGGGTACCTTTGCAGCCGGTAATAGGTTGGTTTCTGGAGTTGGGGTTGGGTCTTTGTTTGTGGTGGGggtgtttgtttttttaatgtgttag